A single window of Shewanella sp. Choline-02u-19 DNA harbors:
- the apbC gene encoding iron-sulfur cluster carrier protein ApbC → MSSSHPNYHLSDDLLVPVLAILDAFQDPYLNKSFLSAGMVTSLAIEGKRLQLGLCYSYPCQTQYQDIVMAVTKELAVLDAIDEVECEIDFQPDTVSAISAVEPLPNIRQIIAVASGKGGVGKSTTAVNLALALAAEGARVGILDADIYGPSIPMMLGVEGFKPVSPDGKIMTAAKAHGISAQSIGFMLDGDQAAVWRGPMAAGALIQLLTETEWPELDYMVIDMPPGTGDIQLTLSQKVPVSGAVIVTTPQDIALADAKKGVNMFQKVNIPVLGIVENMSFHLCPECGHKDHPFGADGGEKMATRYNVPLLGQLPLQLNIREDVDKGIPTVVADSECQVSSMYREIARKVGAQLALCQAQSKVSISISDDE, encoded by the coding sequence TTTTTAAGTGCCGGCATGGTGACTAGCCTTGCAATTGAAGGTAAACGCTTGCAATTGGGCCTTTGTTACTCGTACCCATGCCAAACGCAATATCAAGATATCGTCATGGCGGTAACAAAAGAGTTAGCGGTATTAGATGCAATTGATGAAGTAGAGTGTGAAATCGATTTTCAGCCAGATACTGTATCAGCGATCAGTGCAGTAGAACCTCTGCCAAATATACGCCAGATTATTGCGGTTGCATCAGGTAAAGGCGGTGTAGGTAAGTCAACAACGGCTGTCAACCTTGCATTAGCGCTGGCAGCAGAAGGTGCCCGCGTGGGTATTTTGGATGCTGACATTTATGGTCCATCCATTCCGATGATGCTAGGCGTTGAAGGTTTTAAACCTGTCTCTCCGGATGGAAAGATAATGACTGCCGCCAAAGCTCATGGCATTTCTGCGCAATCGATAGGTTTTATGCTAGATGGTGACCAAGCAGCTGTATGGCGTGGTCCAATGGCAGCGGGTGCATTGATTCAATTACTGACTGAGACTGAATGGCCAGAGTTGGATTATATGGTGATCGATATGCCACCAGGAACAGGTGATATCCAGCTCACCTTATCGCAAAAAGTACCGGTAAGTGGCGCCGTCATTGTAACAACACCGCAAGATATTGCCTTGGCTGACGCTAAAAAAGGCGTGAATATGTTCCAAAAGGTCAATATTCCAGTACTCGGTATTGTTGAAAACATGAGTTTTCATTTATGCCCTGAATGCGGTCATAAAGATCATCCTTTCGGCGCTGATGGCGGCGAAAAAATGGCAACTCGTTACAATGTTCCATTATTGGGGCAGTTGCCATTACAGTTAAATATTCGAGAAGACGTCGATAAAGGAATACCCACGGTAGTCGCTGATAGCGAGTGTCAGGTTTCTAGCATGTATCGTGAAATAGCCCGCAAAGTGGGCGCTCAACTTGCGTTATGCCAAGCGCAATCTAAAGTGTCAATAAGCATATCGGACGATGAGTAG
- the udk gene encoding uridine kinase, whose amino-acid sequence MNSKQCVVIAIAGASASGKSLIAKTIYEELCRDLGTDQIGVIAEDAYYRDQGHMSMDERVLTNYDHPKALDHELLCKHLRALKEGNAVDIPVYSYNEHTRTDEKVTLTPKKVIILEGILLLTDPALREQMDASVFMDTPLDICFMRRLSRDVAERGRTMESVMAQYTETVRPMFLQFIEPSKQYADIIVPRGGKNRIATDILKARIQHLLVK is encoded by the coding sequence ATGAATTCAAAACAATGTGTTGTAATCGCAATTGCAGGCGCATCGGCCTCAGGTAAGAGTCTTATTGCCAAAACGATTTATGAAGAGTTATGCCGTGATTTAGGCACTGATCAAATTGGTGTTATTGCTGAAGATGCTTACTATCGTGACCAAGGTCATATGTCGATGGATGAACGTGTTTTAACTAACTACGATCATCCTAAAGCGCTTGATCACGAGTTACTTTGTAAGCATTTACGTGCGCTCAAAGAAGGCAACGCTGTTGATATTCCAGTTTATAGCTATAACGAACATACTCGTACTGATGAGAAAGTAACCTTAACCCCTAAGAAAGTGATTATTCTTGAAGGGATCCTACTGCTCACTGACCCTGCTTTGCGTGAGCAAATGGATGCGAGTGTATTTATGGATACTCCACTCGATATCTGTTTTATGCGCAGACTCTCCCGTGACGTAGCTGAACGTGGTAGAACAATGGAATCGGTGATGGCACAGTACACCGAGACGGTACGACCGATGTTTTTACAATTCATTGAACCGTCAAAACAATACGCAGATATTATTGTACCTCGTGGCGGTAAGAACCGTATTGCGACCGATATTTTAAAGGCACGAATACAGCACCTTCTAGTTAAGTAA
- a CDS encoding TatD family hydrolase, translating into MLIDSHCHLDRLKTAPDQDALTNIINAAKARDIAYFLCVNVRQQGFLEMKQKMASFDEVFLSAGVHPLDVQDGLNVEEIEQFARDEKVVAIGETGLDYFYANETKALQQSCFEQQIDLAVKVKKPLIIHTRDAREDTINFLKRGNADTVGGVLHCFTENWEMAKAAIDMGFYISVSGIVTFKNAGDLRSVIRKVPKDRLLVETDSPYLAPVPHRGQENQPAFVRDVAEFVAELRGEKYSDVAEYTTENFFNLFKDAARIVGR; encoded by the coding sequence GTGCTTATCGATTCACATTGTCATTTAGACCGCCTCAAAACTGCCCCCGATCAAGATGCATTAACCAACATTATTAATGCAGCCAAAGCGCGTGATATCGCGTATTTTTTGTGCGTAAACGTTAGGCAGCAAGGTTTTCTAGAGATGAAGCAAAAAATGGCTTCATTTGATGAGGTTTTTCTGTCTGCTGGAGTGCACCCGCTCGATGTGCAAGACGGATTAAATGTTGAAGAGATAGAGCAGTTTGCACGCGATGAAAAAGTGGTGGCGATAGGAGAGACAGGCTTAGATTATTTCTATGCTAATGAAACTAAAGCGTTACAGCAATCATGTTTTGAACAACAGATAGATCTCGCCGTTAAAGTCAAAAAACCACTGATTATTCATACCCGTGATGCAAGGGAAGATACCATTAATTTTCTCAAGCGCGGCAATGCAGACACCGTCGGTGGCGTATTGCACTGCTTTACTGAGAATTGGGAAATGGCGAAAGCTGCAATTGATATGGGCTTTTACATTTCGGTTTCAGGTATTGTCACTTTCAAGAATGCAGGTGATCTGCGTAGCGTCATTAGGAAAGTCCCTAAAGATAGACTACTTGTAGAGACCGATTCTCCTTATTTAGCACCTGTGCCTCATCGAGGCCAAGAGAATCAACCCGCTTTTGTGCGTGATGTTGCTGAGTTTGTTGCCGAGCTCAGGGGCGAAAAATACTCTGATGTTGCTGAGTATACGACTGAGAACTTCTTTAACTTGTTCAAAGATGCAGCGCGTATAGTCGGAAGATAA
- the tmk gene encoding dTMP kinase — protein sequence MNTESTVAKKAKFIVIEGLEGAGKSSAIALVRDFIEKHTGQAPVCTREPGGTPLAEQMRDLVKIANESDPLCDEAECLIFYAARAQLVANVIKPSLAEGKWVLGDRHNLSSLAYQGGGRGLMPLVSAISEATLKGFKPDLTLYLDIDPTQGLARAANRGELDRIEQQEIAFFNRTRATFLSYADNDDSIMIVDASQSMAAVHKDIIAVLQDQAW from the coding sequence ATGAACACTGAATCAACCGTGGCTAAAAAAGCAAAGTTTATTGTCATAGAAGGGCTTGAAGGGGCTGGTAAATCCAGTGCAATCGCATTAGTACGCGATTTTATTGAAAAACACACTGGCCAAGCGCCGGTATGCACCCGCGAGCCAGGCGGTACGCCTTTAGCTGAACAGATGCGTGATTTAGTCAAAATTGCCAATGAGTCTGACCCATTATGCGATGAAGCTGAATGCCTCATATTTTATGCCGCCAGAGCTCAATTGGTCGCGAATGTGATTAAGCCATCTCTTGCAGAGGGGAAATGGGTACTGGGTGATAGGCACAACCTTTCATCGCTTGCATATCAAGGCGGTGGGCGTGGCTTAATGCCATTGGTTTCGGCCATTAGTGAGGCGACTTTAAAAGGGTTTAAACCGGATTTAACGCTTTACCTCGATATTGACCCTACGCAGGGTTTAGCTCGCGCTGCCAACCGTGGCGAGTTGGACCGAATCGAGCAGCAAGAGATTGCGTTTTTTAACCGAACCCGAGCGACGTTTTTGTCTTACGCTGACAACGATGATTCTATTATGATCGTTGATGCGAGCCAGAGTATGGCGGCAGTGCATAAAGATATCATTGCAGTACTTCAAGATCAGGCTTGGTAA
- the dcd gene encoding dCTP deaminase has product MRLTDIEIEECLDNGTIVMEPRPCAEAISGVSVDVKLGNEFRVFKDHTAPFIDLSGPSAEMQQALDRVMSETIVIAEDQSFFLHPGELALSVTHEEVTLPADIVGWLDGRSSLARLGLMVHVTAHRIDPGWQGKIVLEFFNSGKLPLALKPNMTIGALNFERLSQPVARPYNKRKSAKYKDQQNAVASRISQDN; this is encoded by the coding sequence ATGCGTTTGACAGATATTGAAATTGAAGAATGTTTAGATAATGGCACTATCGTTATGGAGCCTAGGCCCTGCGCTGAGGCGATAAGTGGTGTGAGTGTTGACGTTAAATTAGGCAATGAATTTCGCGTATTTAAAGATCACACTGCCCCTTTTATTGATTTAAGCGGCCCGAGTGCAGAAATGCAGCAAGCACTTGATAGAGTAATGAGTGAAACTATTGTGATAGCAGAAGATCAATCATTCTTCTTGCATCCAGGTGAACTTGCACTGTCGGTCACTCATGAGGAAGTTACTTTACCAGCAGATATTGTCGGTTGGTTAGATGGTCGTTCATCGCTGGCCCGTTTAGGGTTAATGGTCCACGTTACCGCGCATCGCATTGATCCGGGTTGGCAAGGAAAAATCGTATTAGAGTTTTTTAACAGTGGTAAATTGCCATTGGCTCTTAAGCCTAATATGACGATCGGCGCGCTTAACTTTGAACGTTTGTCTCAGCCTGTTGCTAGACCTTACAATAAACGTAAGAGTGCAAAGTACAAAGATCAGCAAAACGCAGTCGCTAGCAGAATTAGCCAGGATAACTAA
- the mltG gene encoding endolytic transglycosylase MltG: MKKFLIGFLATSFTLLTITAVGGYWGYQTLMTFGQTQLNVVNAQELEIKRGTSFNQFTNILTQKKLIEEGWKLKWLVRLNPALAQIKSGLYEVVPQETVNSLLEKLVAGNEKSFALTLLEGQTVKEWRVQLSEQQKLRFDDALFTNILMNNGDNSGLPEGKFFPDTYHYRAHSSANTLLRESYRKMQVELEKAWDSRQAGLPLKSPYELLILASIIEKETGKASERPWISAVFINRLRKGMRLQTDPTVIYGMGERYQGNITRKDLREQTAFNTYRINGLPPTPIAAPSLAALHAAANPADVNYLYFVSQNDGSHVFSKTLLEHNRAVNKYQRNR, translated from the coding sequence ATGAAAAAATTCTTAATTGGTTTTCTAGCAACAAGTTTTACGCTACTCACCATTACCGCAGTGGGTGGCTATTGGGGTTACCAAACGTTAATGACGTTTGGTCAAACACAACTCAATGTCGTAAACGCACAAGAATTAGAGATTAAAAGAGGCACATCATTTAATCAGTTTACCAACATATTAACCCAGAAAAAGTTAATAGAAGAGGGTTGGAAATTAAAGTGGTTAGTGCGTCTTAACCCCGCATTAGCACAAATAAAGTCAGGCTTATACGAAGTCGTTCCACAAGAGACTGTCAACAGTTTGCTTGAAAAGCTAGTGGCAGGAAATGAAAAATCATTTGCGCTGACGTTACTGGAAGGGCAAACCGTAAAAGAGTGGCGGGTGCAATTATCAGAGCAACAAAAGTTAAGGTTTGACGACGCGCTATTTACCAATATATTAATGAATAATGGTGATAATTCCGGATTGCCAGAAGGGAAGTTTTTCCCTGATACCTACCATTACAGGGCACACAGTTCAGCCAACACATTATTGCGAGAAAGCTATCGCAAGATGCAAGTAGAACTCGAAAAGGCATGGGACAGTCGGCAAGCAGGCTTACCGCTTAAGTCACCGTATGAACTATTAATACTCGCGTCAATTATTGAAAAAGAAACGGGTAAAGCGAGTGAAAGACCCTGGATATCTGCGGTCTTTATTAATCGTTTGCGCAAAGGCATGCGCTTGCAGACTGATCCTACGGTCATTTATGGCATGGGGGAACGTTACCAAGGTAATATCACCCGTAAAGATCTGCGCGAGCAAACGGCTTTTAACACTTATAGAATTAACGGGCTACCACCAACGCCAATTGCCGCTCCGAGTCTTGCGGCCTTGCATGCAGCAGCCAATCCAGCTGATGTTAATTACCTTTATTTTGTCTCACAAAATGATGGTAGCCATGTATTTTCAAAAACACTGTTAGAACATAACCGAGCAGTGAATAAATATCAGAGAAATCGATGA
- the holB gene encoding DNA polymerase III subunit delta', protein MQYLPWLQGASDEFHAQLGRQQVAHAYLIGLDAGYGGEVLALDLAKASLCSQVGISGACGFCKACQLIEAGSHPDFYKIEADGAQIKVDQIRALCQKLTTTAQQGGRRIAVILNCERLNQASANALLKTLEEPGKDTLLFLQANSPSRLMATISSRCQRIQVRLPSRLEVKSWLNEELKVADDYSWCLPVVGGPLAIVSAIESGRYQSLLDFRKGWIQSLSSAQLCASLQNVNEKQVSDAIKVLYLVLHRKLVKDQTMDPLIRSSLATFAAKIMQQEVRLSVMPTVNVLGLFEGIIIEYVTLLDR, encoded by the coding sequence ATGCAGTATTTACCGTGGTTGCAGGGCGCAAGCGATGAGTTTCACGCGCAATTAGGCCGTCAACAAGTCGCACATGCTTATCTCATTGGACTAGACGCCGGTTATGGCGGTGAAGTGTTAGCGTTAGATCTTGCTAAAGCGTCATTATGCAGTCAAGTAGGGATTTCTGGCGCTTGTGGGTTTTGTAAAGCGTGTCAGCTAATAGAAGCGGGTAGTCATCCTGACTTTTATAAAATTGAAGCCGATGGTGCACAGATTAAAGTTGATCAAATCCGGGCGTTATGCCAGAAACTGACCACTACTGCTCAGCAAGGTGGCCGCCGAATCGCTGTGATCCTTAATTGTGAACGCCTTAATCAAGCTTCTGCAAATGCATTACTTAAAACCTTAGAGGAACCAGGTAAAGATACCCTTCTTTTTTTACAGGCAAATTCACCTAGTCGGTTAATGGCGACGATTAGCAGCCGCTGCCAACGGATCCAAGTCAGGCTCCCTTCAAGACTGGAGGTAAAGAGCTGGCTTAATGAAGAACTAAAGGTGGCTGATGATTACAGCTGGTGTTTACCCGTCGTCGGTGGACCATTAGCGATAGTGTCAGCTATCGAAAGTGGCCGTTACCAGAGCTTGTTGGACTTCAGAAAAGGTTGGATACAAAGTTTGTCGTCAGCTCAGCTCTGTGCTAGTTTACAAAATGTGAATGAGAAGCAAGTTTCTGACGCGATTAAGGTTTTATATCTTGTGCTGCATCGAAAGCTTGTAAAAGATCAGACCATGGATCCATTGATCCGCTCATCACTCGCCACTTTTGCAGCTAAGATCATGCAGCAAGAAGTACGCTTATCAGTCATGCCAACCGTGAATGTATTGGGATTGTTTGAAGGCATAATCATTGAATACGTTACGTTATTGGACCGCTAA
- a CDS encoding PilZ domain-containing protein: MTNLVVNFDTLHQLYRAYMPFIKPAGLFVGTTESFFLGQSLSVAYHLPGSTERMQFEGIVVWINPLGASGGRPAGIGVKIISEPDMHKHHIEKLLSAELASGNLTCTM, encoded by the coding sequence ATGACTAATCTTGTTGTCAACTTTGATACCTTGCATCAACTATACAGGGCTTATATGCCTTTTATAAAACCAGCGGGCTTATTTGTTGGCACTACAGAGAGTTTTTTCCTTGGACAATCGCTGTCCGTGGCTTATCACCTGCCTGGTTCAACGGAAAGAATGCAGTTTGAGGGCATCGTGGTTTGGATTAACCCTTTAGGCGCCTCTGGCGGACGGCCTGCAGGTATCGGGGTCAAAATCATTTCCGAGCCAGACATGCACAAACACCACATTGAAAAGCTGCTTTCTGCAGAACTAGCATCTGGAAATTTGACCTGCACCATGTAG
- the pabC gene encoding aminodeoxychorismate lyase, with product MSVVWVNGQPDATISPLDRGLAYGDGLFATMRVNKSEIQFIESHFLRLTQGAQRLGFQWQPTAALKERLLQCAKDNPQSCLKILLSRGVGGRGYTPPNSNPSITEIVSVHPFPDIYQHWQKTGISLQSSDVLLARQPRLAGIKHCNRLEQVLIKSVALANGIDDWLVLDSNKNIIESSMANLFFETDAGIITPQFSYAGVAGMMREQVIYQLLEMKFSVSVTEINVDILSQVKHVFMTNSLLGVVDINKIDQQSFKIAPYTSLLREQLDLTL from the coding sequence ATGTCGGTAGTTTGGGTTAATGGACAACCTGATGCCACTATTAGTCCTCTTGATCGAGGATTAGCCTACGGCGATGGTTTATTTGCAACAATGCGAGTCAACAAAAGTGAGATTCAATTTATTGAATCTCACTTTTTGCGATTAACCCAAGGTGCACAGCGGTTAGGCTTTCAATGGCAACCAACAGCGGCACTGAAAGAGCGGTTGTTGCAGTGCGCTAAAGATAACCCTCAGTCATGCCTCAAAATACTATTGTCTCGTGGTGTGGGTGGACGTGGCTATACGCCGCCAAATTCAAACCCATCGATAACTGAAATCGTATCCGTTCATCCTTTCCCTGATATTTACCAACATTGGCAAAAAACGGGCATCAGCTTACAATCATCGGATGTGTTACTGGCAAGGCAACCTCGCTTGGCGGGCATTAAGCACTGTAATCGACTTGAGCAAGTGTTAATTAAGTCGGTTGCTTTAGCCAATGGGATCGATGACTGGTTAGTACTTGATAGCAATAAAAATATTATCGAATCTTCAATGGCTAATCTGTTTTTTGAAACCGATGCCGGCATCATAACACCTCAGTTTTCCTATGCCGGAGTGGCGGGCATGATGAGAGAACAAGTGATTTATCAATTGCTAGAGATGAAATTTTCGGTATCGGTGACTGAAATAAATGTTGATATACTGTCTCAAGTGAAACATGTTTTCATGACCAACAGTTTACTCGGGGTTGTTGATATCAATAAAATAGACCAACAGTCCTTTAAAATAGCGCCTTACACTTCATTATTAAGAGAGCAGCTTGATCTGACATTATGA